The nucleotide sequence TCCTTAGTCTAATTGTATTAAATGTTTTCCATATCCGCTTTTCAGTAAGGGTTCCGCCAGGGCGGTCAATTCCTTCTTACTTATAAAACCCATCTCATAAGCAGCTTCTTCAATGGAGCCGATCTTCAATCCTTGTCGTTCCTCGATCACCTCGACAAATTGAGCAGCCTGCATAAGGGATGCAAAAGTTCCTGTATCCAGCCATGCTGTACCCTTATCGAGTATACTAACACTTAGTTTTCCTCTTTGGAGATAGACGTTGTTCACTTCAGTGATCTCCAGTTCACCGCGTGCACTGGGTTTAATATTAGCTGCGATCTCGACCACATCATTATCGTAAAAATAGATCCCCGGAACGGCATAATTTGACTTTGGTTTAACCGGTTTTTCTTCAATTGACAAGGCCTTTCCCTCCTTATCAAACTCCACCACCCCATATCGCTCGGGGTCGTGAACATGATACGCGTAGATGATTCCGCCATCGGGATCGTTATTGGATTGCAATAGTTCCTTTAAACCCGATCCGTAAAAAATATTATCTCCAAGAACAAGCGCCACTTTATCGTCTCCAATAAAATCCCTTCCAATAATAAATGCCTCCGCCAGTCCGTTGGGATTGGGTTGCTCGGCATAGGTAAATTCACAGCCGTATTTTTTACCATCCCCCAGAAGTTTTTGAAACAACGGCAGGTCCTGAGGTGTCGAAATGATAAGTATTTCCTTAATCCCCGCATACATTAGCGTAGACAATGGATAATAGATCATCGGTTTGTCATAAACCGGCATCAATTGCTTGCTAACAGCCAGAGTAATAGGGTGTAAACGTGTTCCGGAGCCTCCTGCTAAAACTATTCCTTTCATATCTTCAATTTCGTGTTATAATCTGTCACTGTGTTCTAAATACCACGTTATGGTCTTTGTAATTCCACTTTCAAAATTTTCTTCGGCCTTCCATCCCAACTCATTTTCGATTTTTGAGGCATCGATGGCATAGCGGAAATCATGCCCGGGTCGGTCGGTCACAAAAGTGATCTGATCAAGATAACTGTTCTGTTGAGGCTTGAGATTATCAAGTATCTTACAAATGGTATGGGCGATATACAGATTTTCCCGTTCATTTCGCCCGCCGATATTGTAGGTTTCGCCCAGTCTGCCTTTGTCTATGGCAAGCTTTATTCCTGTGCAGTGATCTCGTACATATAGCCAATCGCGAATATTTTTTCCATCTCCATAGATAGGGATGGGCTCTCCCGAGATCGCCTTTCGAATAATCGTAGGGATCAATTTTTCTTTATGCTGATTTGGACCGTAGTTATTTGAACAATTTGTGGTCACCACAGGCATTCCGTAGGTATGAAAATAACTTCGAACCAGAAAATCTGAAGAAGCTTTTGAAGCACTATACGGACTGTTTGGCGCGTACGATGTTTCTTCCGTAAACAACCCGGTTTCGCCCAGAGTTCCATATACTTCATCGGTGGAGACGTGTAAAAATCGCGCGTGATCGTAGGCTTCCTTAAGTAAGTTAGGACCTTTCATCCACAATTTATAAGCACTTTGGAGCAAATTGAAGGTTCCTATAATATTAGTATTTACAAACGCTCCCGGACCACTTATTGAATTATCTACATGAGATTCGGCTGCAAAATGCACCACTTGCGTAAACTCATGCTTTTTAAATAAGGCATCCACAACATCTGCATCACAGATGTCACCTTCAATAAATGTATAATTTGGAAGGTGCTTCACGCCCTCAAGATTGCGCAGATCACCGGCATATGTAAGCTTGTCCAACACAAATACCTCATCCTTGGATTCCTCCATAAAGTAGGCGACATAATTAGACCCTATAAAGCCTGCGCCTCCTGTTATCAATACTTTGTTGTTTTTCAAAATATATTTTTAGTTTAATCTAAAATCTGTTTTAACAGTTTTTCGGTTATTAAATAGGTGGGTTTTACTCCTGAAATTCCAAGTCCGCCGCTAGCCAATGTGCTTCCGGTTTCCAATGGATTATCTGATGCGTAATAGGCATATCGCAATTCAACTTTCGGGCTAATACTTCCCCGTATTCGCGATGCGGCCTGTATGGCTTTTTGATAATGGGCGCCCTCCATTTCCAGGCCTATCACATTCCAGGTAGAGTTATTAAAGAATCGCAATATATCCCTGTTCTGCAACGATGTTCCTAATACCGTGATCATTGTGCCTGTACAGACTTTTATATTGTCGCCATCAAATAACG is from Constantimarinum furrinae and encodes:
- the rfbA gene encoding glucose-1-phosphate thymidylyltransferase RfbA, whose translation is MKGIVLAGGSGTRLHPITLAVSKQLMPVYDKPMIYYPLSTLMYAGIKEILIISTPQDLPLFQKLLGDGKKYGCEFTYAEQPNPNGLAEAFIIGRDFIGDDKVALVLGDNIFYGSGLKELLQSNNDPDGGIIYAYHVHDPERYGVVEFDKEGKALSIEEKPVKPKSNYAVPGIYFYDNDVVEIAANIKPSARGELEITEVNNVYLQRGKLSVSILDKGTAWLDTGTFASLMQAAQFVEVIEERQGLKIGSIEEAAYEMGFISKKELTALAEPLLKSGYGKHLIQLD
- the rfbB gene encoding dTDP-glucose 4,6-dehydratase; this encodes MKNNKVLITGGAGFIGSNYVAYFMEESKDEVFVLDKLTYAGDLRNLEGVKHLPNYTFIEGDICDADVVDALFKKHEFTQVVHFAAESHVDNSISGPGAFVNTNIIGTFNLLQSAYKLWMKGPNLLKEAYDHARFLHVSTDEVYGTLGETGLFTEETSYAPNSPYSASKASSDFLVRSYFHTYGMPVVTTNCSNNYGPNQHKEKLIPTIIRKAISGEPIPIYGDGKNIRDWLYVRDHCTGIKLAIDKGRLGETYNIGGRNERENLYIAHTICKILDNLKPQQNSYLDQITFVTDRPGHDFRYAIDASKIENELGWKAEENFESGITKTITWYLEHSDRL